The genomic window AATATACTGACAGGCTGAAAAAACTAAGATCTTGGGCTACATTATCTTAGATTCTAACATAACATAGTCcgagattttatttttttttcagcctgtcaGCGTATGCCTGTCATCCTGTCTTTTACTGAATGATATAGCTGGTGAATGTAATTATTATTCCAACAGTTAGAATAATAATTACATCCACTGGCTCTATCATTCAATCAAAGCTCAAACAATGGCCAGAACAGGAGAAGTAACATAGATTGATTACTTAGCACAGCGTGACATAATTTGTCCTACATACTATTAACACATGTGTAAAGAGGCATCAAAAGGTTGTTTTTGAGGACAGTAAATGGATTAGAATGAGATTCAAACTCTGTTGGTCTTTCAGGAACGTTTGCAGGTCCCTCcctccaaatgttttttttttgtacaaggAGATTACTATGAAGTGTCAGAACCCTGTGTTCAAATCCACCTGTGAAACATTCTGTTAAAACCCAAGTATGATAGCACTTGGagagtaaaacagtgaaaacgAACCATGGTTTATTATATGAAGACCGTTTAATATGCGCTACAAATGCtaatttaatgatttttaatgagTCGCTAATTAGCACAACTGTAGCCTCTTCCATCGATTAAATTTCCAAACTTTTGTGTTGTACATGAAGTTTTGCTACACCATTGCCAATGGTTTTGTTATGAAAATACGTCAGCAGCCTGAAAAGCACCGAACATAATCCATGATCAGCCACAATCAAAGTTAGCCAAAATGGTATtgttagaaaaacaaaagtaccCCTAGTTCTCATTGATTTAACAGATCTCAAAAAGTGTTGCAAAGGTCAACAGCTGGCAATATCAGATTTCACCGCACTCTTGGTACAAAGCCGCAGGCATGTTTAAAATAGAACTTTATCTGGGTCGACTGTAAGATTATTACATTGTGAGATCGAAGACATCCACTGAGCTTTTATGTGTCCAGATGTCAAAAAGGGTGAATTTACTCTGTGTTCTAGACAAATGGCCCACTCAAAATCTTAGTCATTTCTATTTGACTTCAGAACAGCACAGAAGGTCTCATAAGTGACAATATAGGCCACACTGCATCATGTGTACACACGTTACATATTTCATGCCATTTCAACACAATATTAGCATGATATgctttgaaaatggaaaagaacatAGCtataaaacaatgaatgaaGTTCAGATTTATTGAGACTattgaggaaaagaagaggataTTGGCGTTGCCTCTTGTCAAAGAAAGCAGAAGTTCTCATGAGGGAACATTTTCAGGTCTTCTCTTTGGCACTAGTGGTGGTGAATACATTCTGATGTATGTTCATATCTTGGGCTAGTGTCTGACTATCCTGCTTATTGCAACCCCTTAGACTTCTGTTGTTAAAACTAGAAATATGGGTTTTCAAAAATTCAAAGCATCAGTAAATACCATGACTATGATTAGGACTAGAATATGAAGTAgttacaaataaaacatgactCTACATGGTTTTGTTAGTGACAGATcctgaaaatacatttatataaaataCCATTCTCTTCCTTAACAATAAATGAGTAGGTAATAGCAGAACTGGCCATGACCTGTTGTTTTACAGTTTCCAATATAAAGTTGCAGATAAACTCATATGAAGAGAGCTGTTTCATCTTAGTCTCCTGTGTCCATATTGAGACAACTGATTAAGATGCATTTCTGCCCACTCCAGCACAAgctgtcattttattctttctgaTGGAGGGTCATCTTAGACACTGTGAACTCGGAGACATGTCTAATTGCAACTTGTGAGAAAAGGTCTCATCTGTGTTGCATGACAGTGCCGAATATGTTTCAGATGAGACTGTGGCAGAGAGTGAAaatcatacacatatataatacaaatgcttgaCAAGGTGGGATTCATTGTAGACTGGCTACTCTTAGGTGTAGGTTTACATACGTACTGTTTGTCCATTTTCCACATTGGCAGCTTTTGTTTGTATGGATGAGTGGGAAGAAAACTACCTCTGGGGATCCTAAATTTTAGGATTTCAACAACACATGTAGATATCCATACTTCGTGGGGGGTGTTTTCACGAATGTTGCTAATCACACTCATTTACTTAACCACTTCGTTTATAATTTGTATAATTACAATATTatgttcacaaacacagtgcactGGTTTATACAAATCCTATTAATGtcatacattttcatgaaaCGTTTTTTATTCACTGGCGTATGATTCCCGAATCATATGTGCTTCTTTtcaggattttgtgtgtgtgtgtgtgtgtgtgtgtgtgtgtggtgaaagtACATTTGGTTCCAAAGAAACTGTATGGAAGAGTGACAATAGAATATCAAACAAATGTTTAAGATACCACTTACAGCACATCTTTAAAAACTCTATCAAAACCAATCAGACATGTAGTTGGTTaaggattttattttttagtacATCTggtcaacaccacacacattaaaatgctAAATCAGTACAACATAAACATAGTATTACATGCcaaaaacacaagacagcaATGACCTGACATTAAGATGACAGCATGACAACTTTCCCAGGGTGATTTCTCTGTCTAATGGACTGGAATTGAGACaagtctgtgttttcttcagttctgcaTCTCTGTAAAGAGAATGACATGTTGATTAAGTACAGATAGGAATGTGTGAGAGTTCAAGTTACAGAGAAGGCAACCAAAACATCTTAGACACTGTATATTGTTGGTAATCATACATGGTCTAGAAATAGCAAAACACAGTTGAAGTCAAAGTTGTTATGAGATGTGTTGGTAGCAGTTACTCACAGCAGCCATACAGAAGATTGATCCTCTGAATGTCGATGTCAGATAAATCCTGTCCTTGTCCAATTTGCACAGATGCATCAGGAATAGGAGTGATGGTTTCCACTCCATACTGAATGGCAAAAGCAGTTCTAGAGGGCAAAGGTTTACAATAGCACGAGAGTCACATTGTACAAACTGGGCACTGATCATTCATGGTGTACAATATGGCATCAGTATCTTAGTTCTGGCCTTTTCTTACCTTCCATAATGCATAATGGAGGAGTAGTCATACGGAGTGTTGAGAGTATTGGTGTTTCGTTTGGAAAAGTTGTAAGTCATTGCTGTGGGAAAGCAACTTAAAGTTACTGCCAACATTTAAtatgaaatgcatgtttttcaGCATATGTTACTCGGCATATCTATACAGTCCAAACAAGTTTCTCACATGGGGAAATGTTGTCCCAGTTGATCCTGACATAATGGTCGCGGTCCCTCCTGGTTTGCTCATGGTAAAAACCCAGAGCGTGGTTGAGCTCATGCTGAACGATGCCATGGTAAACACAGCCCTGCCTGTTAAGAGATACCACCTGTTTCCCTCCTGTCTTGCCTACAGGTGAGAAGCacctgagaggagagacaacACAATGTATTAAAATGCTTGAATTACGACAGCTGTGAatttgaaattacatttgtttacCAAATAAGCAAATTCCAGCATTGATTTATTTGGCCTCACCCATATCTGTTCTCAATACTGATGTAGTCatactgagatgaatgtggaaCAAAGCGAatgcaggtttttttgttgaacGTTGCCATGGCATTGTCAATTATCAGCTTATCGTCATAGGCTGTGAAGAAAGCGTACATGTTTTTGGATTTAATAACTTCAGCATAGTTCATGAGAactatctgtcacacacagaggactaatCACTTACAGaagtcactgctcagtgtgtaaGGCACCTCTACTATTCCATTCGAGGACTTCTTCCAcaagcagttgttgttgttgttccagcAGATCAGGGCATTCCTGGTTCTTGGTACAACCAGATCACCCTCAATCAACAATTCACTGGATGCTTTTGGGAAAAGATTCAGTAAAGGAAGAATAGATCCATCAGAGCCATAGAGTagaagaatgaaaatgatgtagtgaaaaacaaaagaacaaaaataaaacaaacaaaaaacaaacaaacaaacaagcaaacaaaaaactctcATTTACCATTGTTTGAGCTCATAATCCTAGTTGTGATATCCACAGTGTCTGAGTTGTCTGCTCTGCCCTCCTGCTGGAATAAAACATAGAAATCAACCCATAGTTAAAGATGTCACAATCTAGAAATCAAGTGCTGAATGGATGGGCTCTTACCATGATAGGAACAGCCTTGGAAAAGCCCCAGAGCAGCAGTACTATAGTGAAAACAGAAGTTCTGAGGTCCATGTTGGTTCAGTATGTGGAGATACTCAGGCTAGCTCCTTCAATGGGTGTCTGAGCGCTTTCATACTTGGGCTTTTATAAATTGTTACTCAGGTGTGTCTGAACTTCAGGTTCCCATAAACGAACGTAATCCAAAACATTTGGAGGGAGGGATGTGAAACCTCACCTTAAAAACCAACAAAGAATGAAATTCATGAAATGCTACCATTGTTCTAAAACAAACCTTTTAATGCTTTTTCACAGATGCACTGTTAGTGTGCAGGAAGAACACTGGAGAATGTCACCCAGTAATAAGCAATGAACAGGTTTAACTTCCCATATCCTGACAGGTATTTGAACTTTGGGTATTTGAATATATCCAGTGAATAGAACAATTGTCATATACATTCTGATGTCTGTCATATGCAGTCTGAGGTTTTGGGTGTTGTGAACATGTCAATGTGGTCAATGGTTTACTGTTTTCCCAGGATA from Chanos chanos chromosome 2, fChaCha1.1, whole genome shotgun sequence includes these protein-coding regions:
- the LOC115805708 gene encoding high choriolytic enzyme 1-like isoform X2 codes for the protein MDLRTSVFTIVLLLWGFSKAVPIMQEGRADNSDTVDITTRIMSSNNASSELLIEGDLVVPRTRNALICWNNNNNCLWKKSSNGIVEVPYTLSSDFSYDDKLIIDNAMATFNKKTCIRFVPHSSQYDYISIENRYGCFSPVGKTGGKQVVSLNRQGCVYHGIVQHELNHALGFYHEQTRRDRDHYVRINWDNISPSMTYNFSKRNTNTLNTPYDYSSIMHYGRTAFAIQYGVETITPIPDASVQIGQGQDLSDIDIQRINLLYGCCE
- the LOC115805708 gene encoding high choriolytic enzyme 1-like isoform X3, whose translation is MDLRTSVFTIVLLLWGFSKAVPIMEGRADNSDTVDITTRIMSSNNASSELLIEGDLVVPRTRNALICWNNNNNCLWKKSSNGIVEVPYTLSSDFSYDDKLIIDNAMATFNKKTCIRFVPHSSQYDYISIENRYGCFSPVGKTGGKQVVSLNRQGCVYHGIVQHELNHALGFYHEQTRRDRDHYVRINWDNISPSMTYNFSKRNTNTLNTPYDYSSIMHYGRTAFAIQYGVETITPIPDASVQIGQGQDLSDIDIQRINLLYGCCE
- the LOC115805708 gene encoding high choriolytic enzyme 1-like isoform X1, with the translated sequence MDLRTSVFTIVLLLWGFSKAVPIMVREGRADNSDTVDITTRIMSSNNASSELLIEGDLVVPRTRNALICWNNNNNCLWKKSSNGIVEVPYTLSSDFSYDDKLIIDNAMATFNKKTCIRFVPHSSQYDYISIENRYGCFSPVGKTGGKQVVSLNRQGCVYHGIVQHELNHALGFYHEQTRRDRDHYVRINWDNISPSMTYNFSKRNTNTLNTPYDYSSIMHYGRTAFAIQYGVETITPIPDASVQIGQGQDLSDIDIQRINLLYGCCE
- the LOC115805708 gene encoding high choriolytic enzyme 1-like isoform X4, yielding MDLRTSVFTIVLLLWGFSKAGRADNSDTVDITTRIMSSNNASSELLIEGDLVVPRTRNALICWNNNNNCLWKKSSNGIVEVPYTLSSDFSYDDKLIIDNAMATFNKKTCIRFVPHSSQYDYISIENRYGCFSPVGKTGGKQVVSLNRQGCVYHGIVQHELNHALGFYHEQTRRDRDHYVRINWDNISPSMTYNFSKRNTNTLNTPYDYSSIMHYGRTAFAIQYGVETITPIPDASVQIGQGQDLSDIDIQRINLLYGCCE